A single Fusarium oxysporum Fo47 chromosome IV, complete sequence DNA region contains:
- a CDS encoding uncharacterized protein (of unknown function-domain containing protein): protein MAGIAYYTIAGKQVAGHYLAMAWLGTLVVGTKLALSGGSSKPTATATPPINASSSDEADFIKNFLDQQDKKN, encoded by the exons CGCTTATTACACCATTGCTGGCAAGCAGGTCGCCGGTCACTAC CTCGCCATGGCCTGGTTGGGAACTCTCGTCGTCGGTACCAAGCTTGCCCTGTCTGGCGGCTCCTCTAAGCCCACCGCTACCGCTACTCCTCCCATCAACGCCTCCAGCTCCGACGAGGCCGACTTCATCAA GAACTTCCTTGATCAGCAGGACAAGAAGAACTAG